Below is a window of Gopherus evgoodei ecotype Sinaloan lineage chromosome 21, rGopEvg1_v1.p, whole genome shotgun sequence DNA.
TTCATCACAACtatttgtggcagtagcagaacGCATgaggggcatggcaatctcctccgagagtatcgcatcctgggtcacgtcctgcattcGGACATGTTATGATTTGGCCCAAGTTCCAACGGGGccccttaccgcccattctaccagggctcaggcttcgtctGCCGCGTTTTTGGcacatgtccccatacaggaaatctgctgtgcggccacctggtcttctgtgcatacctttgcatcacactatgctCTGGTGCAGCAGGCTAGAGACGACGATGCCTTCGGCGCAGCGTTTTTGCAGTCCGCCATGTCtcgctccaaccccaccgcctaggtaaggcttgggaatcacctcattggaatggatatgagcaaacactcgaagaagaaaagacggttattcacctttgtaacagttgttcttcgagatgtgttgctcatatccattccatactcgccctccttccccactgtcggagtagccgacaagaaggaactgaggagcgggcgggccagcaggggtatatatcaggcgccataccggcgccattccagggggtgacctgctggcccaccgagtgttgctagggtaaaaagtctccgacgaacgtgcgcGCAGCGCGCgaacacctaattggaatggatatgagcaacatatctagaagaacaacagttacaaaggtgagtaactgtcttttctctcACTTTTATACTGGGACCCAGGCTACAGCACTGAGTGCACCAACCATGATTTCTCAGCTAGTCTGATTGGGTTTGGGTCCTGCTCTTCCCACAGAGCTGTGACCAGTTGTATGTTGAGTGACCAGCTGGTCTTTTCCAAAGTATAATTTATTTAGCATAGCAGGAACAAAGAAAACTGTGCTCAGACCCATCATTACTAACAGACTAAAATCCCATCAGCATTCAAATAATCATTTGAGCAGAAACTCAGCCATCCCTACACCGACAGAAATTATTTCCCATCTCTTGTTCAACATGAGAATCAAAagttgagccccctcccatgaaAGGCATGACACACTGACACCCCCAGTACGTGGAGAGAACAataaagaaagaggggaaaagacaCATGCATCTAAGCAAACATACCCCACTCTCTGCAATTCACAGAAAACAGAACaaccagcaaaacaaaacaagaaacagaggcaatcaagaaaacaaaacatctcTTATCCCAAACATAAATATtacccctccccacaaaaaataaGAGATGAGCCAGAGAGTAAATGAAATTGACAAATGACTTTGCCGTAGCTACTGATTTACTGTGTATGGTGCTCTGATGATGGAGTGATGGTAGCCATATAAATCCTTAAGATGGATTAATAGATAGGTTCCGACGTCATTTATACTGGTTAATTctacagtaactccactgacttcagtggaattcgtTTGTACATTGCAGGTGATTTTCCCATGGAAAGAATATTTCTATGTATTGAATGTAGCTATAATGAAACACAATAAAATGACAGTTATGAGAGAAAGACAAATATATTGTTCTTGGTAAATAATGTCCACACATTCAGCCTCCTCAGGGCAGCTTTGATCTCCTTCTTTGTCAGGCTGTAGATGACTGGATTCATTGTTGGAGGCACTACAGAATACAGAACAGCCATCACGAGATCCATCCTTGATGCTGAGCTAGAGGTAGGTTTCAGGTGGGCAAAGATGCCAGtggaaaacaacaaggagaccacagtgaggtgagggAGACAGGTGAAGAAGACTTTACGTTGGCCCTGCTCAAAGGGGATTCTCATCACTGTCATGAAGATGTGAACATATGATGCAATTATTAAAGCAAAGCAGCTTAATATCAAGCATGCACTAAAGCCAAGAATGCCAACTTCACTGAGGTGTGAATCAGAGCAAGCGAGCTTGAgtagctgggggatttcacagaagaactggttgATGACATTCAACTGGTAGAATGGTAACCTGAAGATGTTCCCAGTGTGCAAGGCAGAGTAGACAATACCAGtaatccaggcactggctgccatttggacacaagcatCCCTGTTCATCACTCTGTCATAGtccagtggttggcagatggtaATGTATCGGTCATACGCCATGACAGTGAGTAAAGTGATATTGGCTGCTGCAAAGAAGACAAAGAGAAAGACTTGGGCAATGCATCCAGCATAGGAAATTGACTTAGTGTTCAATAAGGAGTTGGCCGTGGATTTGGTGACAAGGACAGAGATGGATCCAAGGTCTAGGATGGACATATTAATCAGGAaaaaatacatgggggtgtgaagatggGGGTCAAGAGCTACAgctgtgatgatgagaagattcccaATTAAGGTTGCCAGGTAAATTACCAGAAACATAACAACATGTAAAATCTGCAGCTCTGGGACATCAGAGAATAGCAGGAGAAGGAACTTGGTCACagtggtttggttggacattttcttcctcagttcaTTGTGTCTTGCCTGTGCAGGGAAGAATAAAGACTATGGTCATCATTTTAGTCTGCATTTCATTATAGCTATATTCAACTGCTGAAGATATTCTTTAATGATTTCTAATGATGTGACTGTCACAGGAGCACTGCACTCATTAGTTCCATGACCAGGCATGGTGAATGCTCCTTTCCCCTGACAATCAGTCAAGTGCATTATTGTACCAGTGTAAACTGGCATTTCTCCTAGTGTTGCTGGGTCATTTTTCACCATCGGAGGATCTGGCTTGATTAAATGTAGTATAAAGGCTGGAACAAATTACAAACTAAACCCAACACTAGTAACAATGGTCCCTCTATTCTGAGAAATAGCCAGCTGACAACTTGGGCATGAAACTGAAGTACTAGAATATGCCAGCATAGCCTCATTCCCACTCTCTGAGGCTACACTCCATAGACTCACCTTGCATCCAAAATGTCAGCTTATCTGTTATGATTCCACCACAGCAGCATGTCAATGGCCTGCTGCTCGATTAaaaactgatttacagcagcgAATACCAGCTGTGCTTCCATCGGCATGGCATGATGATCTTGGAGAATCAGTAGCTCCTGGGTGGTGGTGTTCACTTCTGTGAATTTAGGTCTGTGCTATGTGGCTCGTTGGCCATCAGTACACTTAGGTTCTATGtttggctctgtcactggcctgctctctgaccttgggccagtcactttgacctttctgtgcctttttttcccctttcaattTTTATCTGTGTGTAATTACTGCTTTTGTAACCCACAGTCCTCCTGGGTGTGGGTTACAAAAGTGGTACCGAGACCATCTTAGAGCTTAACAAGTCTTCTCTTTAGCCTTAGCTAAGGGGTTTGTGGCCTTTAGCTCGTGGAGTTAGCTCCAGATATCCTAAATTCAGTCCTGCCCACCAACACCCAGGGTCTATTGCTGTTACACTTTGAAACAGAAATGCAAACAAGGTTGCAACAGAATGAAGTCATTTGAAATTAGGCAGTATCAATGTCCACAGCACTTCTTTAAAGTTTAAGGCTCATTGCAAATTGTCTGTTGATATTTTTTATGGAAATTTGGCTTTTTTCACTTAAAGAATGTGTGTTTTActactaaaaatatgtttttcatcTTAGAAGTTTCAGCTTTCAGCTGAAAAAGTTTGATTGTCCACAACTggctaaaaaaaatcattttttgtttgtttttttaaagaaaacgtCAGCATTTtccagaagggagaaaaattctgACCAGGTATTTGATCAATtgatagtaaaaatcttaaaagagTTCAGATTACAATTCATGTTTATGTTCTTAAATTTCCCCTCTATATTAATTCCCAACAATATTTAACTGAAGTAG
It encodes the following:
- the LOC115637891 gene encoding olfactory receptor 14I1-like — its product is MSNQTTVTKFLLLLFSDVPELQILHVVMFLVIYLATLIGNLLIITAVALDPHLHTPMYFFLINMSILDLGSISVLVTKSTANSLLNTKSISYAGCIAQVFLFVFFAAANITLLTVMAYDRYITICQPLDYDRVMNRDACVQMAASAWITGIVYSALHTGNIFRLPFYQLNVINQFFCEIPQLLKLACSDSHLSEVGILGFSACLILSCFALIIASYVHIFMTVMRIPFEQGQRKVFFTCLPHLTVVSLLFSTGIFAHLKPTSSSASRMDLVMAVLYSVVPPTMNPVIYSLTKKEIKAALRRLNVWTLFTKNNIFVFLS